In the genome of Halostella limicola, one region contains:
- a CDS encoding sulfatase → MMQPRPNVLWITLDSVRADHTTVGGYDRDTTPNLQRIADSEGGEYFSNCFAAGNATALSAASILTGTYPSHHGLKISNEAIPEVLETVPERFRDAGYATAGLSRNSYVSSGTGLNRGFDRFEWLAASTLLDVLDPMTIAKYLLNIRRHSAGVTTDTAKHATPYLLNEVTKNWLADFEGEEPFFFYLHYNEPHRPYYPPLPYLSRYTDDLAISAKEAANIAMRVHYRMDEIVANDYDLTEMEQRAIEAMYDAEIAYTDEMVGQLFDHVQSLDLDNTVVVITSDHGELFGERGLLAHRIAINDAVTHVPLVVHGLADVDYPFDGLIQHLDLVRTLAEFAEVSTDGLQGIDMRQTTREYVLSQRQEANFDPYLEHNPDFDTSGYHTGMLTSLRTREFRYEKSNGSSQLFELPDETTDTTDQYPDVAADFDNKLSEWLATDGQPITTGEESRLTDEMQKQLQDLGYME, encoded by the coding sequence ATGATGCAGCCCCGCCCTAACGTCCTTTGGATAACCCTCGATAGCGTCCGCGCGGACCACACCACCGTCGGTGGGTACGATCGAGACACGACGCCGAACCTCCAGCGGATCGCCGATTCGGAGGGTGGGGAGTACTTTTCGAACTGCTTCGCTGCGGGAAACGCGACAGCGCTATCCGCCGCCTCGATTTTGACCGGGACGTATCCCTCGCACCACGGGTTAAAGATCTCCAACGAGGCGATCCCCGAGGTGCTCGAAACGGTTCCGGAACGGTTTCGGGACGCCGGTTACGCGACAGCCGGTCTCTCCCGTAACTCCTACGTCAGTTCCGGCACCGGCCTCAACAGGGGTTTCGACAGGTTCGAATGGCTCGCCGCATCGACGCTTCTCGACGTCCTAGATCCGATGACGATAGCGAAGTACCTCCTAAACATCCGTCGTCACTCCGCCGGGGTTACGACCGATACGGCGAAACACGCGACGCCCTACTTGCTCAACGAAGTTACGAAGAACTGGCTCGCCGACTTCGAAGGCGAAGAACCCTTCTTCTTCTACCTTCACTACAACGAGCCACATCGCCCATACTATCCGCCTCTGCCGTATCTCAGCAGGTATACTGACGACCTGGCGATCTCTGCCAAGGAGGCAGCTAATATCGCGATGCGTGTCCACTACCGGATGGATGAGATCGTTGCGAACGACTACGATCTCACAGAGATGGAACAGCGTGCGATCGAAGCGATGTACGACGCCGAAATCGCCTATACCGACGAGATGGTCGGTCAACTGTTCGACCATGTTCAGTCACTCGATCTCGACAACACTGTCGTCGTCATTACCTCTGACCACGGTGAGTTGTTCGGTGAACGCGGTCTACTCGCACATCGCATCGCTATCAACGACGCGGTGACGCACGTACCGCTCGTGGTACACGGTCTCGCCGATGTCGACTACCCGTTCGACGGACTGATTCAACACCTTGATCTCGTACGGACGCTCGCCGAGTTCGCAGAGGTGTCAACCGACGGACTGCAAGGGATCGACATGCGACAAACAACCCGCGAGTACGTCCTCTCACAACGCCAAGAAGCGAACTTCGATCCCTATCTGGAACACAACCCCGACTTCGACACGTCCGGATACCACACCGGCATGCTCACGAGCCTACGGACTCGCGAGTTCAGATATGAAAAGAGCAACGGAAGTTCGCAGTTATTCGAACTCCCCGACGAGACGACCGACACTACCGATCAGTACCCCGACGTGGCTGCCGACTTCGACAACAAGCTCTCCGAGTGGCTCGCTACCGACGGTCAGCCGATAACGACCGGAGAAGAATCCCGTCTCACCGACGAAATGCAGAAACAACTCCAGGATCTCGGCTACATGGAATAA
- a CDS encoding lipopolysaccharide biosynthesis protein, with protein MRLGRTTLIHFASQVGVSLAGFIATFAIARLLGASSLGTYAIAVALLFWLNVPASAVGNAINKRVSEGIDRGSYLTAGFVLNAAIAAVVAVAIVIFAGQVDAYVGASVSDLVAALVIGNVALITVVGALNGQKKVAQTGVLRAIERVGRTGFQVALILLSYGLTGLLVGHAASLAVAALLGVVLFEVRPSMPAREHLRSLLKYARYSWLGTLKTRAFGWMDTIVLAFFVPSALIGIYEVTWTLASTLALVSNSIQKTLFPELSELSVEENYDRVHHFLNEGLVFTGIFAIPGLFGAAVIGPRILKIYRPEFTRGASILLVLIVARTLAAFGTQFLSAINAIDRPDVAFRINLVFVVSNVVLNVVLISQFGWYGAAAATALSATITLTLGYLALVSLIGRPEIPYREIAREFSASLVMAGTVYAMAGMLPGSHYTTLALVLVGGAVYAGVLVGLSNRVRQKAVALLPEDVTAR; from the coding sequence ATGCGCCTCGGTAGAACTACGCTGATCCACTTCGCGTCGCAGGTCGGGGTTTCACTCGCGGGATTTATTGCTACCTTCGCGATCGCTCGCCTTCTCGGTGCTTCGAGCCTCGGAACGTACGCCATCGCCGTCGCTCTCCTGTTTTGGCTCAACGTGCCGGCGAGCGCCGTCGGCAACGCGATCAACAAGCGCGTCAGCGAGGGGATCGACCGCGGCTCGTATCTCACGGCCGGCTTCGTGCTGAACGCCGCGATTGCGGCCGTAGTCGCGGTCGCTATCGTCATCTTCGCGGGTCAGGTGGATGCTTACGTCGGCGCGTCAGTCAGTGATCTCGTCGCCGCGCTCGTCATCGGCAACGTCGCGCTGATAACCGTCGTCGGTGCTCTCAACGGTCAGAAGAAGGTCGCCCAAACCGGCGTCCTCCGCGCCATCGAGCGCGTCGGTCGGACGGGATTCCAGGTGGCGCTCATCCTACTCAGTTACGGCCTGACCGGCCTCCTCGTTGGCCACGCCGCGTCGCTCGCGGTGGCGGCACTCCTTGGTGTCGTGCTATTCGAGGTGCGGCCCTCGATGCCCGCTCGCGAGCACCTACGCAGTCTGCTCAAGTACGCGCGGTATTCCTGGCTCGGTACGCTCAAGACCCGCGCGTTCGGATGGATGGACACGATCGTGCTCGCGTTCTTCGTACCGTCTGCCCTCATCGGCATCTATGAAGTAACGTGGACGCTCGCGTCGACGCTGGCGCTCGTGAGCAACTCGATCCAAAAGACGCTCTTTCCGGAACTGAGCGAACTCTCCGTCGAAGAAAACTACGACCGCGTTCACCACTTTCTCAACGAGGGGCTGGTGTTCACCGGGATATTCGCGATTCCCGGACTATTCGGCGCCGCCGTTATCGGCCCACGAATCCTGAAGATCTACCGGCCGGAGTTCACCCGCGGTGCGTCAATCCTACTTGTGCTCATCGTCGCCCGCACGCTCGCGGCGTTCGGAACGCAGTTCCTCAGCGCTATCAATGCCATCGACCGGCCCGATGTCGCCTTTCGGATCAACCTCGTCTTCGTCGTCTCGAACGTCGTCCTCAACGTCGTCCTCATCTCGCAGTTCGGGTGGTATGGCGCCGCCGCCGCGACAGCACTCTCTGCGACGATAACGCTGACTCTCGGCTATCTTGCGCTCGTCTCCCTCATCGGTCGACCGGAGATACCATACCGAGAGATCGCTCGCGAATTCAGTGCGAGTCTCGTGATGGCGGGTACGGTGTACGCGATGGCCGGAATGCTTCCGGGATCGCACTACACAACCCTCGCGCTCGTCCTCGTCGGCGGGGCCGTATACGCGGGCGTTCTCGTAGGGCTCTCGAATAGGGTCCGACAGAAGGCCGTCGCGCTACTCCCGGAAGATGTCACTGCGCGATAG